The window AGAGGCCCGTGGGGCATTGGAAGATGATGCGAGAGGTCACTGCAACCCGCTATGTCGCACCCCTGCGGTCCGGCGGCTCCGTGCCCGGAATCGTCGAGGCCGACGACCTGGGGACGTACGTGGTCAAGTTCACCGGCTCCGCGCAGGGCCACAAGGCGCTGGTCGCCGAGGTCATCGTGGGTGAGCTGGCGCGCGCCCTCGGACTGCGCTTCCCCGAGCTGGTCCTCGTGCACTTCGACCCCGCGCTCGCCGCGCACGAACCCCACCAGGAGGTCCGCGACCTGCTCGACGCGAGCCCGGGCGTGAACCTCGGCATGGACTACCTGCCGGGCGCCGCGGACTTCACCCCCGAGGTCGCCGAGCACTTCCCGGTGGACCCCGTGGAGGCGGGCCGGATCGTCTGGCTGGACGCGCTGACCGTGAACGTGGACCGCACCGTCCACAGCTCCAACCTGATGGTGTGGCCGACCTTCGGCACCGCGCCGCCGCGCCTGTGGCTCATCGACCACGGCGCGGCCCTGGTCTTCCACCACCGCTGGGACGCCTCGGATCCGGGGAAGGCATCGGATCCGGCGAAGGCCTACGACTTCCGCCATCACGCCCTCGGCCGGTACGCGCCGGACGTGCGGGCCGCCGACGCCGAACTGGCCCCCAGGGTGACCCGCGAGCTGCTGCGGTCCGTCCTCGCCGAGGTGCCGGACGCCTGGCTCGCCGACGAGCCCGGCTTCGCCACCGCGGACGAGGCCCGGCACGCCTACGTCGACTACCTGGCCGCCCGCGTCGGGGCGTCCCCGGCCTGGCTGCCCACCGACTTCCCCACCCGCGAGGAACTGGCGGCGGAGGAGTCCCGGCGGACGGCGCGGACCCGGGCGGGCCGCCCGGACTGGCTCAAGACCGTCCCCGACCTGCACGGCGGGCCGGCCGCCGCACAGGACTGGTCCGTGCACCTGGGATGAGCCGGGGCACGACGCGCGATGGCCCCGGAGAGTTCCGGGGCCACCTGACGCGGTGCGGGGGTCAGCCCTTGAGCTGCTGGTACGCCGGCAGGGTCAGGAAGTCGGCGTAGTCCTCGTCGAGGGAGACCTGGAGCAGCAGGTCGTGGGCCTGCTGCCAGTGGCCGGCGGCGAATGCCTCGTCGCCGATCTCCTCGCGGATGTTCCGCAGTTCCTCGTCGGCGACCTTGCGGGCCAGTTCCGGCGTGACCTTCTCGCCGTTCTCGAACTCGACACCGGCGTTGATCCACTGCCAGATCTGCGAGCGGGAGATCTCCGCGGTGGCCGCGTCCTCCATCAGGTTGAAGATCGCCACCGCGCCCAGACCGCGCAGCCAGGCCTCGATGTAGCGGATGCCGACCTGGACGGCGTTGACCAGGCCCGCGTACGTCGGCCTGGCGTCCAGGGAGTCGATCGCGATCAGGTCGGCCGCCTCGACGTGCACGTCCTCGCGCATCCGGTCCTTCTGGTTCGGCTTGTCGCCGAGGACCTTGTCGAAGGACTCCGCGCAGATCGGCACCAGGTCGGGGTGGGCCACCCAGGAGCCGTCGAAGCCGTCGCCGGCCTCGCGGTCCTTGTCGGCGCGGACCTTCTCGAAGGCCACCTTGTTGACCTCGGCGTCCCGGCGGGAGGGGATGAAGGCCGCCATGCCGCCGATCGCGTGCGCGCCGCGCTTGTGGCAGGT of the Streptomyces sp. NBC_01788 genome contains:
- a CDS encoding HipA family kinase; this encodes MMREVTATRYVAPLRSGGSVPGIVEADDLGTYVVKFTGSAQGHKALVAEVIVGELARALGLRFPELVLVHFDPALAAHEPHQEVRDLLDASPGVNLGMDYLPGAADFTPEVAEHFPVDPVEAGRIVWLDALTVNVDRTVHSSNLMVWPTFGTAPPRLWLIDHGAALVFHHRWDASDPGKASDPAKAYDFRHHALGRYAPDVRAADAELAPRVTRELLRSVLAEVPDAWLADEPGFATADEARHAYVDYLAARVGASPAWLPTDFPTREELAAEESRRTARTRAGRPDWLKTVPDLHGGPAAAQDWSVHLG